A genome region from Christensenella minuta includes the following:
- a CDS encoding phage tail tape measure protein, protein MKKTTESVQTTAQKNLSKVGNAFMGIGTAITGTAIAIGTASTKAGIEFESAFAGVEKTVDATDEQLAELREGIIDLSKEMPQSASEISGVAEAAGQLGIKTENVLDFTKTMVMMGDSTNMSSETAATSLARLANITQMPQTEFNRLGSVIVALGNNLATTESEITDMGLRLAGAGKQIGLTEAQTLGLAGALSSVGIEAEAGGSAMSKVMVDMQLAVETGGESLDNFAKVAGMTAEDFQKSFRDDAAGALISFITGLQNAEQHGTSAIKVLDDMGITEVRMRDALLRAAGAGDLFTEAISLGTKAWDENTALTAEAGKRYETTESKIKILKNQITALFLKIADVVLPIVKQVISFISDLVEKLSNMSKSQQEMIIKIGLVVAAIGPLLIIMGTLMKSLSALMAHPIVLTITLVVAAIATLVAAISAVPTEMEMMSEAIDKNTEATNAWFESMNGARANLGDFSGMVNEYGQNASDLTSIIDENTQKINDIYAEAYSRGDELRQSEIDKINEYVDNIAEAQNRLAELEKSKAEARISSLQWQLDNMNLTAEEEQGILNTLQEVRADYTKATQDIISNEIAALDQRLQNNQISQEEYNRLREQALQKNQEYANTEKAMSDKLTTDLLASQQERFNLNMNDYNNRVHQFNKIEEIGQYHGEKMAAINNNETLSWFEKQVRLQAAEREMLTDFANFAAGQEVTWTDYNFAVDRNISDATAAFFNWIANNKAQGRQLSEDSRQNARDILNAYASLPEDLRESGLDSLRGLAQGMADEFPGLKDAASMDMDQLIQAMNDALGVASPSWKMDSAGQNLMEGLKQGTNKKAPSLMDHIRNIGQSMIDGFKNLFQIKSPSRVFRGFGENIGAGLEEGLLSSTDAVMKAGDELSKAALDGLNANKLEMEAVAFAGDALADAYRTPDISGYINTHEGSKDASGSVIKNEQNNYFTARELTPYEQAQQARRLGKALFEGV, encoded by the coding sequence TTGAAAAAAACCACTGAATCAGTGCAAACAACGGCACAAAAAAATTTAAGTAAAGTAGGCAATGCGTTTATGGGGATCGGCACCGCCATAACCGGAACTGCAATTGCCATCGGTACGGCTAGTACAAAAGCGGGGATTGAATTTGAAAGCGCGTTCGCTGGGGTTGAAAAAACGGTAGATGCAACAGACGAACAGTTAGCAGAGCTAAGAGAGGGCATTATTGACCTGTCTAAGGAAATGCCGCAATCTGCAAGCGAAATTTCGGGAGTAGCAGAGGCGGCGGGGCAGTTGGGCATAAAAACAGAAAACGTATTAGATTTTACGAAAACAATGGTTATGATGGGCGATTCAACGAATATGTCCTCAGAAACCGCCGCAACCTCTTTAGCAAGATTAGCTAATATTACACAAATGCCACAAACCGAGTTTAACAGACTAGGTTCTGTGATCGTAGCACTTGGCAATAACTTAGCCACGACAGAAAGTGAAATTACAGATATGGGGTTGCGTCTTGCCGGTGCTGGTAAACAGATCGGACTTACAGAAGCGCAAACACTAGGGTTAGCTGGGGCGTTATCGTCCGTAGGCATTGAAGCAGAAGCGGGCGGCTCTGCAATGTCAAAAGTAATGGTTGATATGCAGCTTGCTGTAGAAACGGGCGGGGAATCGCTTGACAACTTTGCTAAGGTTGCAGGGATGACAGCAGAAGATTTCCAGAAGTCTTTTAGAGATGATGCAGCCGGTGCGCTAATTTCTTTTATAACGGGCTTGCAAAACGCAGAACAGCACGGCACGAGTGCAATTAAAGTGCTTGATGATATGGGAATAACAGAGGTGCGTATGCGTGATGCCTTGCTACGCGCTGCTGGTGCTGGCGACCTATTTACTGAGGCAATCTCCCTTGGTACTAAGGCGTGGGACGAAAACACGGCATTGACGGCAGAAGCCGGGAAACGCTATGAAACGACTGAATCAAAAATAAAAATTTTGAAAAACCAGATAACAGCATTATTTTTAAAAATAGCTGATGTGGTTTTACCGATTGTAAAGCAGGTGATTAGCTTCATTTCGGATTTAGTGGAGAAGCTTTCCAATATGAGCAAAAGCCAGCAAGAAATGATTATCAAGATTGGTCTGGTTGTTGCCGCTATCGGTCCGCTGCTTATAATCATGGGTACGCTTATGAAATCGTTGTCCGCTCTTATGGCTCATCCAATTGTTTTAACAATAACGCTTGTCGTTGCGGCTATTGCTACTTTAGTAGCGGCTATAAGCGCAGTTCCAACCGAAATGGAGATGATGAGCGAAGCCATAGACAAGAACACAGAGGCTACAAACGCATGGTTCGAATCTATGAACGGAGCACGTGCAAATTTAGGCGACTTTTCCGGGATGGTGAATGAGTATGGGCAAAACGCAAGCGACCTAACAAGTATCATTGATGAAAATACACAGAAAATAAACGATATTTACGCAGAGGCATACTCTAGGGGAGATGAGCTAAGGCAAAGCGAAATTGATAAAATAAACGAGTACGTTGACAATATAGCGGAAGCCCAAAACAGGCTTGCAGAGCTTGAAAAATCTAAAGCAGAAGCGCGCATTTCATCCTTGCAATGGCAGCTTGACAACATGAATTTAACAGCGGAGGAAGAACAAGGGATATTAAACACGTTGCAAGAAGTGAGGGCTGATTACACAAAAGCGACACAAGATATTATTTCTAATGAAATCGCCGCACTCGATCAACGTTTGCAAAATAACCAAATTTCGCAGGAGGAATACAATCGCCTACGCGAACAGGCGTTACAAAAAAACCAAGAGTATGCAAACACTGAAAAAGCTATGTCTGATAAGCTTACAACCGATCTACTTGCAAGCCAACAGGAACGTTTCAACCTAAATATGAACGATTACAACAACAGGGTTCATCAGTTCAATAAGATAGAAGAAATCGGGCAATATCATGGCGAAAAAATGGCAGCGATCAACAACAACGAGACGCTTAGCTGGTTTGAAAAACAGGTGCGACTTCAAGCGGCAGAACGCGAAATGCTTACAGATTTTGCGAACTTTGCGGCGGGGCAGGAGGTCACTTGGACAGATTACAACTTTGCAGTAGACAGGAATATATCAGACGCCACCGCTGCATTTTTTAATTGGATAGCAAACAATAAAGCACAAGGCAGGCAGCTTTCAGAAGACAGTAGGCAAAACGCGCGCGACATTCTGAACGCTTACGCTAGTTTGCCGGAAGATTTGCGGGAAAGCGGTCTTGACTCATTGCGTGGGCTTGCGCAAGGTATGGCAGACGAATTTCCGGGGCTTAAAGATGCGGCCAGCATGGACATGGATCAGCTCATACAAGCTATGAACGACGCTTTAGGCGTTGCTTCTCCTTCGTGGAAAATGGATAGCGCAGGACAAAACCTTATGGAGGGGCTGAAACAAGGCACAAATAAGAAAGCCCCAAGCCTCATGGACCATATCAGAAACATAGGTCAATCCATGATTGACGGATTTAAGAATCTGTTTCAAATCAAATCGCCGTCGCGTGTTTTCCGGGGGTTCGGTGAGAATATCGGCGCAGGGCTGGAAGAGGGCCTTTTATCCAGCACTGACGCAGTAATGAAGGCCGGGGACGAACTAAGCAAAGCGGCGCTAGATGGCTTGAACGCCAATAAACTTGAAATGGAGGCAGTAGCCTTTGCAGGAGATGCGCTAGCAGACGCTTACAGAACGCCGGACATTAGCGGGTATATAAATACTCATGAAGGTAGTAAAGACGCATCAGGGAGCGTTATAAAGAACGAGCAGAACAACTATTTCACGGCGCGGGAGCTTACGCCATACGAACAGGCGCAACAGGCGCGCCGACTTGGTAAGGCGCTGTTTGAAGGTGTATAA
- a CDS encoding phage distal tail protein, whose translation MERIKFINSKNQIFTASYDENARFIINSLGGLRAADIQIVQSSGYLQHGATYGRSLYGVRPIPIQFYYSYSSTAEFYKTMDGLQRVFNPMLGEGVLIYENDHHSRMIRATVTEQPDIASNTGLGLRVIGLELTAHDPFFEDLIETRVRMADFVGGLKFPHRMPMRFGKRGDSVTINNSGDAPAPIRCEFRGAATNPALKNDTTGEALKVVATIAAGDTLVIDTAYGKKNVTIERGDGTIEDATNSVDDEQSSFFSLALGSNRLSFSADTGAPVVYVNYKRLYGNG comes from the coding sequence ATGGAACGGATAAAATTTATAAACTCGAAGAATCAAATTTTTACCGCGTCATATGACGAAAACGCAAGGTTTATAATCAATAGCCTTGGAGGGTTGCGCGCTGCGGATATTCAGATCGTTCAATCGTCTGGGTATTTGCAGCATGGCGCGACCTATGGCCGAAGCCTTTACGGAGTGCGCCCAATCCCGATCCAGTTTTACTATAGCTATTCCAGCACAGCGGAGTTTTACAAGACTATGGACGGACTCCAGCGCGTTTTTAATCCTATGCTTGGCGAAGGCGTCTTAATCTATGAAAACGACCATCACAGCCGCATGATAAGGGCTACGGTGACGGAACAGCCGGACATTGCCTCTAACACTGGGCTTGGGCTACGGGTGATAGGACTTGAGCTTACGGCGCACGATCCATTCTTTGAAGACCTGATAGAAACGCGCGTCAGAATGGCTGACTTTGTAGGCGGGCTAAAATTCCCTCACAGAATGCCCATGAGGTTTGGCAAGCGCGGCGATTCCGTGACGATCAATAACAGTGGGGACGCGCCCGCGCCTATCCGATGCGAATTTAGAGGCGCGGCCACAAATCCGGCGCTTAAAAACGACACAACAGGTGAGGCGCTGAAGGTAGTGGCGACGATTGCGGCGGGCGATACGCTTGTAATTGACACCGCATACGGTAAAAAAAACGTCACGATTGAGCGAGGCGACGGAACGATTGAGGACGCTACAAACTCCGTGGATGATGAACAATCTTCCTTCTTCTCTCTTGCGCTTGGAAGCAATAGGCTTTCTTTTTCTGCTGATACCGGCGCGCCGGTAGTTTATGTAAATTATAAACGTCTATATGGGAATGGATAA
- a CDS encoding siphovirus ReqiPepy6 Gp37-like family protein, whose protein sequence is MEIKCYKFTPTELKFCGVIDDPVSFMFCRKYSGIGEWQIVQSLDTVNAARIADFDFIQIAPRVAGIVTKVITDKGTSNKRTIKGIELKGIAKQRIVMPPTGSAELSYSNTAVNKVMEGLFATQIVSPSDTNRAIPLTRVIPLASDVTTKIYYSGRFADLHEDLTNISAASGVGWYAEIAEGYIDFSCMIGLDRTAGQQENQRLILSLHNNRLDSLYVDKNTRWVNLGYVAGQGEGTQRTVITRSVNNDTSGLGRYEAYIDARDLSTVDELKSRGDEKLAEFGDNITVTATMSKSFATQYGTAFDLGDIATIKDDALPMGALDARITEIETVCEGGEQTISVTLGYNKSQINDVLNRLKNNKSINAR, encoded by the coding sequence ATGGAAATCAAATGCTATAAATTTACGCCGACTGAATTAAAATTTTGCGGGGTAATAGATGATCCCGTTTCTTTTATGTTTTGCCGCAAGTACAGTGGTATAGGAGAATGGCAGATAGTCCAAAGCCTTGATACGGTGAACGCTGCCCGGATTGCGGATTTCGATTTTATTCAAATCGCGCCCCGTGTGGCTGGGATTGTGACAAAGGTTATCACAGACAAAGGAACTTCCAACAAGCGAACGATTAAAGGCATAGAGCTAAAAGGTATAGCCAAGCAAAGAATCGTAATGCCGCCTACTGGTAGCGCTGAACTTTCATACAGCAATACGGCAGTAAATAAGGTGATGGAAGGGTTGTTTGCAACGCAGATCGTAAGCCCTTCCGATACCAATAGAGCGATTCCGCTTACGCGGGTAATCCCTCTTGCGTCGGATGTTACAACAAAAATTTATTATAGTGGGCGTTTTGCCGATCTGCACGAAGACCTGACGAACATTTCAGCGGCCAGCGGTGTTGGGTGGTATGCCGAAATAGCAGAGGGCTATATTGATTTTTCATGTATGATCGGATTAGACAGGACGGCAGGACAGCAGGAAAATCAAAGGCTTATATTATCCCTGCATAACAACCGTCTAGATAGTTTGTATGTCGATAAAAATACCCGATGGGTAAACCTTGGATATGTCGCTGGACAAGGCGAGGGAACGCAAAGAACGGTTATAACGCGAAGCGTGAACAATGACACGTCCGGGCTCGGACGTTATGAAGCCTACATTGATGCACGCGACCTTTCTACGGTAGATGAGTTAAAAAGCCGTGGAGACGAAAAGCTAGCGGAGTTTGGCGACAACATAACCGTGACCGCTACTATGTCGAAATCGTTTGCAACGCAATACGGAACGGCGTTTGACCTTGGCGACATTGCCACAATAAAAGATGATGCGTTGCCAATGGGCGCGCTTGATGCGCGTATCACAGAAATAGAGACCGTGTGCGAGGGCGGCGAGCAGACAATAAGCGTTACGCTTGGATATAACAAATCTCAAATAAATGATGTTTTGAACCGCTTGAAAAACAACAAATCTATAAACGCGAGGTAA
- a CDS encoding tail fiber domain-containing protein: MAVNFDNFGFFDYVEGELDDRYEYNSDEYSEIMDSILGTGIIQGKGDTLACEAGAGAVIVNTGVVVVDGRIGILHESKSVLIDSVESGYSRIDRIVARKDLANRIVCLDAIKGTPTTGTPAAPELTRTTSIYEASLCRVLVSGSGIIVTDERGDAALCGYIPQYNNLMGKSMYDTNNDGAVDVADDAEKLGGKAAVLYALAADVLKNSGAQILDGSLDASGSIIAPNFRIDVADGSMWFTGGSRLFRIHYDGGNNLYFHVYNANGTSVVATPLYISAAGEVVAPTINATGALKSQGTYNRTTTAAANTHISDSASGHHFYRSTSSQRWKTNINAADLEEIRKALLKILVVNFTSLCECDDPDKVHTGFIAEQLAEIDRRMATYGTDDDGNEQVEGFDSNELISRTVAGWQIHEMEINRIKAKAAKFDALSALLVSKGILTQEEIDGLGDKA; the protein is encoded by the coding sequence ATGGCAGTAAATTTTGACAATTTCGGATTTTTTGATTATGTGGAAGGGGAGCTTGACGACCGCTACGAGTATAATTCAGACGAATATAGCGAGATTATGGATAGCATTTTGGGGACTGGCATTATACAAGGCAAAGGAGATACCCTTGCGTGCGAAGCTGGCGCGGGTGCGGTCATTGTCAACACGGGCGTGGTAGTCGTGGATGGGCGAATCGGGATTTTACACGAGAGCAAAAGTGTTCTAATTGATTCCGTGGAATCCGGCTATAGCCGAATAGACCGTATTGTTGCACGAAAGGACCTTGCAAACCGTATAGTATGCCTTGACGCAATCAAGGGAACGCCGACCACTGGAACACCTGCAGCACCGGAACTGACGCGCACCACATCAATTTATGAGGCCTCACTGTGTCGGGTATTGGTCTCGGGCAGCGGGATCATAGTTACAGACGAACGCGGGGACGCGGCGTTGTGCGGCTACATTCCGCAATATAATAATTTGATGGGCAAATCAATGTACGACACTAATAACGACGGAGCAGTTGATGTGGCAGACGACGCGGAGAAGCTGGGCGGAAAAGCCGCAGTATTGTATGCGCTTGCCGCGGATGTGTTGAAAAATAGCGGAGCACAAATATTAGATGGAAGTCTTGACGCAAGTGGAAGCATCATAGCGCCTAATTTCAGGATAGATGTAGCGGACGGTTCTATGTGGTTTACGGGCGGGTCAAGGCTGTTCAGGATTCACTATGACGGCGGCAACAATCTATATTTTCACGTATATAATGCCAATGGGACAAGTGTTGTGGCGACGCCGCTGTATATATCGGCAGCGGGAGAGGTTGTCGCACCAACGATAAACGCGACGGGCGCGCTGAAATCGCAGGGTACATATAACCGTACAACGACGGCGGCGGCGAACACTCATATTTCCGACAGCGCAAGCGGCCATCATTTTTACCGCTCTACATCATCACAGCGGTGGAAGACGAATATCAACGCCGCAGACCTGGAAGAGATCAGAAAAGCATTATTAAAAATCCTTGTGGTCAACTTTACATCATTGTGTGAATGCGACGATCCAGATAAGGTACACACGGGATTTATTGCAGAACAGCTTGCAGAGATAGACCGGCGCATGGCAACGTACGGCACGGATGATGATGGCAATGAGCAAGTGGAAGGATTTGACAGCAACGAATTGATTTCGCGCACTGTGGCCGGGTGGCAGATACATGAAATGGAGATAAATAGGATTAAAGCGAAAGCTGCAAAATTCGACGCGCTTTCGGCGCTGCTCGTTTCCAAAGGGATACTCACACAGGAAGAAATTGACGGATTGGGGGATAAGGCATGA
- a CDS encoding peptidoglycan-binding domain-containing protein produces MAKITAAQLIEGCKKRLGWGYVLGGQGELYSEDVGKRFFERYNEKPLSYYIKECAKWFGKHVVDCSGLIIEAFRDYLPSYGDMTANGLYDRCFERGAIGTIPEVPGVCVWKNGHIGIYIGGGKVIESRGKAYGVVETVLNARDFTNWGKLRDVDYATATPQPAAPSQNAPTLTRNLSNGMRGEDVRQAQERLEKHLAQPGKIDGIFGERTEAAVKRFQQARKNEGRDIGAVDGIIGPKTWAILWE; encoded by the coding sequence ATGGCAAAAATTACAGCGGCGCAGCTCATAGAGGGCTGCAAAAAAAGGTTAGGCTGGGGGTATGTCCTCGGCGGGCAGGGCGAATTGTATTCCGAGGATGTGGGAAAGCGGTTTTTTGAAAGATATAACGAAAAGCCCCTGTCCTACTATATCAAGGAATGCGCTAAATGGTTTGGTAAGCACGTTGTAGATTGTTCCGGGCTTATCATCGAGGCATTCAGGGATTATCTGCCCAGCTACGGCGATATGACGGCAAACGGTCTTTATGACAGATGCTTTGAGCGTGGGGCAATCGGGACGATCCCGGAAGTGCCGGGTGTGTGCGTTTGGAAGAATGGGCATATAGGGATTTATATTGGCGGCGGTAAAGTCATTGAATCGCGCGGTAAAGCCTATGGAGTGGTGGAAACGGTGTTAAACGCGCGGGATTTTACGAACTGGGGCAAGTTGCGTGATGTAGACTACGCAACGGCCACGCCACAGCCCGCAGCGCCTTCACAGAACGCTCCTACGCTTACGCGCAACCTTTCCAATGGGATGCGCGGCGAAGACGTGAGACAGGCGCAGGAGCGGCTTGAAAAGCATCTTGCACAGCCGGGGAAGATCGACGGCATCTTCGGAGAAAGGACGGAAGCAGCCGTAAAGCGTTTCCAGCAAGCGCGCAAGAACGAAGGCCGTGACATTGGCGCGGTAGATGGGATCATCGGCCCAAAGACATGGGCGATCCTGTGGGAATAA
- a CDS encoding tyrosine-type recombinase/integrase: protein MINRKAPCSAVTPKGGKQNLFHHYEEENPALLFYHMGGVKWKEKIMGKRVNTAVWFENQKRWQIKVQKGGVRRTFTSSTPGRKGLREANTKADLWLDDGVDGSSKVSVMKERYLQYLKDRHVSKEHIIQNEKHLRLYLMPVIGRKRIGDVTEENLQAVLNYAHTIGNHGKGLAYKTLKTTRGVIQAFVKYCRIAKTTKLFPENLLIPNDAHQSTRKALQPDDIKKVFRSDQTTYRGKIQHDWYIHAYRIEIIVGFRPGELIGLDVSDIIGNRCTLKRAVNRFGETTHGKNKNAIRSFEIPEIGMREIRAQRKMLLSAGIQTNVLFPTPDGERLNQQLYRQSWNRYKEHNGIADRTPYELRHTFFSANKDMPEELIKPIGGHSKSFDGFSTYSHELDGDAHRAAQWIDNTFARILGSDQ, encoded by the coding sequence ATGATAAATAGAAAAGCCCCCTGCAGTGCGGTAACACCAAAAGGGGGCAAGCAGAATTTATTCCACCACTACGAGGAAGAGAACCCTGCCCTTTTATTTTACCATATGGGTGGGGTAAAATGGAAGGAGAAAATTATGGGAAAACGAGTAAATACAGCCGTTTGGTTCGAAAATCAAAAGCGCTGGCAAATCAAAGTTCAAAAGGGCGGTGTACGGCGTACATTCACATCTTCAACACCCGGACGAAAGGGCCTTCGCGAGGCAAACACCAAAGCGGATTTATGGCTTGATGACGGGGTTGACGGAAGTTCTAAAGTGTCTGTCATGAAGGAGCGCTATCTACAATATTTGAAAGACAGACATGTAAGCAAAGAGCACATTATCCAAAACGAAAAACACTTAAGACTCTATCTCATGCCCGTGATCGGTCGCAAACGTATAGGCGATGTCACAGAGGAGAATTTACAAGCTGTTCTAAACTATGCTCATACAATCGGCAACCACGGCAAAGGGCTTGCTTATAAAACACTTAAAACGACGCGCGGCGTTATACAGGCGTTTGTGAAATACTGTCGTATTGCCAAGACAACGAAATTGTTTCCCGAAAATCTGCTCATACCGAATGACGCGCACCAAAGCACAAGAAAAGCCCTCCAGCCCGACGACATAAAAAAGGTTTTTCGCAGTGACCAAACAACGTATCGGGGGAAAATACAGCATGACTGGTATATCCATGCGTATAGAATTGAAATAATTGTCGGATTTAGGCCGGGGGAACTGATAGGCTTGGATGTAAGCGACATTATTGGGAATCGCTGTACGCTCAAGCGTGCCGTAAACCGATTCGGTGAGACGACGCATGGCAAGAATAAAAATGCTATTCGTTCCTTTGAGATACCGGAAATTGGAATGCGGGAAATTAGAGCTCAGCGCAAAATGCTTCTTTCTGCCGGGATTCAAACAAACGTTCTTTTCCCAACGCCCGATGGAGAAAGACTAAATCAGCAACTTTACCGTCAATCCTGGAATCGGTATAAAGAGCACAACGGAATAGCCGATCGTACACCGTATGAGCTTCGGCACACTTTCTTTTCGGCAAATAAAGATATGCCCGAAGAGCTAATAAAACCGATTGGGGGTCATAGCAAATCATTTGACGGATTCTCGACATACAGCCATGAATTAGACGGAGATGCGCACCGTGCAGCCCAATGGATAGACAACACATTTGCACGCATTTTGGGTAGCGATCAATAA
- a CDS encoding Txe/YoeB family addiction module toxin, which yields MYDVQLTKRAFKDYAKLKQAGILKKAGELINILKQNPFQAPPPYEKLVGDLQGYYSRRINVQHRLVYSVDKDAQIVVIRSMWTHYE from the coding sequence ATGTACGATGTGCAATTGACAAAACGAGCCTTCAAGGATTATGCAAAATTGAAACAGGCGGGTATACTGAAAAAGGCCGGAGAGCTAATTAATATTTTAAAGCAAAATCCCTTCCAGGCTCCCCCGCCTTACGAAAAGCTTGTAGGCGACTTGCAAGGCTATTACAGCCGTCGTATCAACGTACAGCATAGATTGGTCTACTCGGTGGATAAGGATGCTCAAATCGTCGTTATACGCAGCATGTGGACGCATTACGAATGA
- a CDS encoding type II toxin-antitoxin system Phd/YefM family antitoxin — protein sequence MEAINITKARQNLYKLVKDTNESHAPIQILGKDGNAVLLSEDDWRSIQETLYLYSVPGLVESIKESENEPVEEMVSADDLDWE from the coding sequence ATGGAGGCGATCAATATTACAAAAGCACGGCAGAATTTATATAAGCTTGTGAAAGATACCAACGAATCCCACGCCCCAATCCAGATACTCGGCAAGGATGGAAACGCTGTTCTTCTCTCCGAGGACGATTGGAGGTCTATACAGGAGACTTTATACCTGTATTCTGTTCCTGGCCTTGTAGAGAGCATCAAGGAGAGCGAGAACGAGCCTGTAGAAGAAATGGTAAGCGCTGATGACCTCGATTGGGAGTAA
- a CDS encoding structural protein, with the protein MATEKQLFYEAKREQERKEFFDLAEKCRPLIIKKKYKKLYKIIFENRQEKCKKNKIPFLMRKEINSHQCGAIDMLMAETHRFTDVDIKIYAIVRFLSGATTVDSAQMLYQKYLYTAQSLISYKGLCDLYEIIGNNDDKTCAACKNHIGKSYLVKDAKIGINTPPFCDECRCCIASVVNI; encoded by the coding sequence ATGGCTACTGAAAAACAGCTTTTTTATGAAGCTAAGCGCGAACAAGAGCGAAAAGAATTTTTTGACCTAGCCGAAAAATGCAGACCTCTTATTATAAAAAAGAAGTATAAAAAACTGTATAAAATTATTTTTGAAAATCGGCAGGAGAAATGCAAGAAAAACAAAATACCGTTTCTTATGAGAAAAGAAATTAACAGCCATCAATGTGGCGCAATAGATATGCTGATGGCTGAAACGCATAGATTCACTGATGTGGACATTAAAATATATGCAATCGTGCGTTTTTTATCAGGTGCAACAACAGTAGATAGCGCTCAAATGCTATATCAAAAATATTTGTATACCGCACAATCCCTGATTTCATATAAAGGACTGTGTGACTTATATGAAATAATTGGAAATAATGATGATAAAACATGCGCTGCTTGCAAAAATCACATTGGAAAATCTTATTTAGTTAAAGACGCTAAAATAGGTATCAACACACCGCCGTTCTGTGATGAATGCCGGTGCTGTATTGCGTCAGTTGTAAACATCTAA
- a CDS encoding ImmA/IrrE family metallo-endopeptidase: MGDIYIRVIPFPTYQAKGVVKEDCDGNYNIYVNSLLSKEQQIETALHEIRHISKKHFYRDISIDFAEMEAV, encoded by the coding sequence ATGGGGGATATTTACATCAGGGTGATCCCCTTTCCCACATACCAAGCAAAGGGCGTTGTGAAAGAGGATTGCGACGGGAATTATAATATTTATGTGAATTCTCTTTTAAGCAAAGAGCAGCAAATTGAAACTGCTCTGCACGAAATAAGACATATAAGTAAAAAGCATTTTTATCGCGACATTTCTATTGATTTTGCGGAGATGGAAGCGGTATAA
- a CDS encoding helix-turn-helix domain-containing protein → MFYERFAELCKIKGISPSKAAFEMGISKASITNWKQNGYTPRSEILEKIADYFSVSIDYLLGREPKETDDEMIQLLQDIKDNPDKRMLFSLSQKATPEDVKVMVKFLEGITKSDNHE, encoded by the coding sequence GTGTTCTATGAGCGATTTGCTGAGCTTTGCAAAATTAAAGGAATTTCCCCTAGCAAGGCCGCATTTGAAATGGGTATAAGCAAGGCTAGTATTACGAATTGGAAGCAGAACGGTTATACCCCAAGGTCTGAAATATTGGAAAAAATCGCTGATTATTTTTCCGTATCAATAGATTATCTCTTGGGCCGAGAACCAAAAGAAACCGACGATGAAATGATACAACTATTACAGGATATCAAGGACAATCCAGATAAACGGATGCTTTTCTCCCTCTCACAAAAGGCAACTCCGGAAGATGTAAAAGTAATGGTAAAATTTTTAGAGGGAATTACCAAGTCTGACAATCACGAGTGA
- a CDS encoding helix-turn-helix domain-containing protein: MKKFKLLRLKMYDQDITQEDIAQHIANVLNNTCSISHISDLFNGRSSWRMDEAYAVLDLLKVPHSELHKYFPKDGERSCFVQI; this comes from the coding sequence ATGAAAAAATTCAAACTTTTAAGACTGAAAATGTACGATCAGGACATTACACAAGAGGATATTGCGCAGCATATTGCCAATGTTCTGAACAACACTTGCTCAATATCTCATATCAGCGATCTATTTAACGGGCGCAGTTCATGGCGCATGGATGAAGCGTATGCCGTCCTTGACCTGCTCAAGGTTCCACATAGTGAGCTTCATAAGTACTTCCCTAAAGATGGGGAAAGGTCTTGCTTTGTGCAAATATAG